Genomic DNA from Luteolibacter sp. Y139:
ACGGCGTCCTATGCCGCTCCGGCACCGGCTCCCGCTCCGGCCAGCTACAACCCTGAGCCGGTAGCTGCCGCTGCCTCCGTTCCCGCCACCTCCGCGCCACAGCGTCCGGTGGGCCCATCCCGCAACGTCCTGAGCTCGGACGTGGAGATCAAGGGCACGGTCAAATTCACCAATGATCTGGTGGTGGACGGTCGCATCGAGGGCGAAATCCAATCCGACGGCAACCTGACCGTGGGCGAAAACGCCCGCCTGAAGGCCGAGATCAAGACCAACACCGTGGTGGTGTATGGCAAGGTCCACGGCAACATCACCGCCACCGACCGCGTGGAGCTGAAGGCGACCGCCGAAGTGGTGGGTGACATCAAGGCCAAGACCCTTTCGATCGAGCCGGGTGCGATCTTCGTCGGCAAGTCCGCCGTTGGCACTCCTTCGACCCCGGCGGGTGCTCCTGCCAAGCCAGCGGGTGGCCAAGCCGCCGCTGCTCCGGCTCCGGCTGCCAAGCCGACCGACACCAAGCAGGGCACGCTTTCCGGCGTGGATTCCTGATCGGTCCGATCGCATCGCGATTTTTCGAAGCCCGCCCGGTTCACGCCGCGGCGGGCTTTTTGGTTCCCGGACTTCCGCATTGAGCCCGCGGGAAGGCGCGTCCATGTTCCCGCCATGCCTGCCGCAGCGCTCGATCTGAAGGAAGCGATCCTCGCCCTGAAAAAGGAACGTAATGCCGTCATCCTCGCTCACAATTATCAGACCGGCGATATCCAGGACATTGCTGACTACGTGGGTGACTCGCTCGGTCTGGCCTACCACGCGAAGGAGACGGATGCCGATGTGATTGCCTTCTGCGGGGTCCACTTCATGGCGGAGACGGCGAAGATCGTGAATCCTACTAAGGTCGTCGTACTTCCCGACAAGGATGCAGGCTGCTCGCTGGAGCAAAGCTGCCCGGGTCCGGAGCTCGAAGCCTTCCTCAAGGCGAATGCGGAGAAGAACTACTACGTGATCGCCTACATCAACTGCTCGGCGCACGTGAAGGCGCTGTGCGACGTGATCTGCACCTCCGGCAATGCGGTGAAGATCGTGAACAAGGCCCCGCAGGACCGGCCCATCCTCTTCGTGCCGGATGCGAATCTCGGCGCGTGGGTGATGGAGCAGACCGGCCGCAAGATGGACCTGTGGCAGGGCTCTTGCTATGTGCACGTGGAGTTCACGCGCGATTCGATCAACCGGATCAAGGCGGAGTATCCCGATGCGCTGGTGGTGGCTCACCCGGAGTGCACGCAAGCGGTGCGGCTGCTAGCCGATGAAGTCTGCTCGACGGAGAAGATGATCACCTTCTGCCGGAATGCGCCGGTGAAGGACATCATCGTGGTGACGGAGAGCGGCATGCTTCATCGCCTGCGCCGCGAGTGCCCGGACAAGAACCTGATCGCCGGGCCGACCGATCGCTGTGCTTGCGCGGATTGCCGCTACATGAAGATGAACACGCTTCAGAAGCTGCACGATTGCCTGGCCAATCTCAGCCCGCAGGTTGAGCTGCCGGAAGATATCCGGAAGCGCGCGGAGGCTCCGCTACTGCGAATGCTCGAGCAATCGCGCTGAGCAATTCTTGGGCGCTTTGCACCAGCGGCACGCCTTCCAGGCGTCGCAGCAGGGGAATGCTGAGCAGCAGCGCGATCGATGCCAGGCCGGCGCAGCCGAGGACCATGCGCATGCCGTGGGGCACGTCGACGGGCACGGATTCGATCGGAGTGGCGTAGACAAGCATGCGGGAGCCGGAGTTGGCACGGTGGCGCTCGTAGGACTCGATCACCGCCAGGAGCGTCCGCTGCGCCTCCAGCGGATCGTGTCCGCGTGCGGCGACTTGAATCATGTCCTGGCCGATCTCGCGCCTGAGGGTCAGGTGAGACCTCAGGAGCAGCTTCGCCATCGGATCCGGCGAGTGTCCGGCGGACAGTGCCGCAGCGGCTTCATCGATGATGGCGGCAGCACCGGCGTTCCCTAGGGTATCCATCGTCGCCGCGGGAAGCCGCAGGATGGCCTCGGACTGATAGACGGGTGGAGCCACCTGAATGATGGCGGTGCCAACCAGCCACATCGCGAGGGGAGCGAGTCCCACGGCGAGAATGATGCCGAGCGCTTTCCGGAAGTCAGGGGATCCACCCTTTTCGCGTTGTCCGCCCTTTGTGATCTTGCCGATCCAGCCCTCAGTGCGAATTTCCGAAATCATTCGAAAAATATGACCCGCTCAGGGTGGTGAAGTTCAAAAATCGTTGAAAATAAAGGTTTTACAAAGTTGATGATTAACTTTTCCTAATGAATTTTGGACGAGCACTTGAAGTGGTGTCGGAGAGGTCGAAAAATTCTCCGCGCAAAAGTGAATCGCGCCGCCGATTTCCTTGACAGAAGGCTCTGTCTCCGGCTTCTTTCCGGCCCGCGCGCGCCGAAAGGCGCACACGAAACAAAGCACCCATAGCTCAATTGGATAGAGCGTCTGACTACGGATCAGAAGGTTAGGAGTTCGAGTCTCTTTGGGTGTGCCACTTTCAAAGCCCTGTAACCGAAAAGGTTGCAGGGCTTTTTCGTGGTTATTGCACTCAAGGGTGCGAGGAGGCGGATGCGCCGGAATGCGGGGTTCTTTGCCGGCTTTATCGCGCGGTTTCCGAGCTTACCTGGGGACGAGCTTCACCAGCACGACGCCGTGGGAGGCCACCTTGGCTTCGAATTTGGCGGTGAAGGTTCCCAGATCCTGTTGTCGCCAGAGATCGCGTGCGGTCATTTGCTGGTCCTTCCCGAGCTTGAGGTCTTCCCAGCGGGCGGTGATGACGGCTTCGGTTGGGCTGAGGTTGAAGAGGCCGACTGCGATTGAGCCGTCTTCGAGGGGTTTGGCGTAGACGGCCAAATCGCCCTCGCCATTGACGCGAGTGGCGGATTTGCCGAGGGCGTCCTGATCGATCGCGAGCACCTCGTCATTGGTGAGGAGGCTGCAGGTGAAATCGTCGAGTTGTGCGAGGTCGCAGCCGATCAGCAAGGGGGCGGATAGCAGGCACCAGAGCGAGACGTGCGTGTATTGCTCATCGGGCGTTAGGCGGGTCGGGTGCATGGCTTCATCGATGCCGACCATGCCGAGGATCATCATGTCGGGATCATTCCAGTGGCCTGGTCCGCCATGTGGGGCCCACTTGTCCTGGGAGAAGCCGATGTCTTTCAGACGCTGCCAATTGTCGCGGATGTCGCCGGTGGTGCGCCATAGATTCGAGAGCCGCTGGTAGTCGTTGGCGAACTTGTGGTCGGCGCCGTTCGAGAGGCTGTAGATGATGTCGCGGTCGGTCTTTCGCAGGGCCTTGGTCATTTCCTCCACGTGGGGGACGTCGAGGGGATGCCAGTCGTATTTGAGATAGTCGACGCCCCATTCGGACCATTGGGAGACATCGTTAGTGACGAAGGGAAACTCGCCGAATTTCCGGATGCTGAGTTTCTTCGGTCGTGGGGCTTCGTGCTCGGTGCTGATGCGGTAGAACTCATTGTGATCGCCAGCTTCGATCCAATCACAGGTGCCATTCTTGTTAGGCGAGGATGAACCGATGAAGCCGGCGTAGGTGCCCTGCCATGGCGACGAGTAGATGCCGAACTTGAGGCCCATGGCGTGGAGCTCCCGACCGAGTCCGGCCATGTCCGGGAACTTGTAGTTAGGTTGGATGGCGTTGAGTTTGCCGCCGCGCTTTCCCTGCCAGCCGTCGTCGATATTCACGTAGGTCCAGCCGTGGGCTTGGAGGCCTCTATCCACGATGGCCTTGGCCGAGCCGAGGACTTTTTCCTGGCTGACGGAAGCGCCCCAGCAGTTCCAGCTGCTCCAGCCCATGGGCGGGGTCAGGGCGAGCTGGCTGCCGACGACGATCTTGAAGGTCTTTTTGGAGGAACCCAGGGTGTTCCTCGCGGCGAGGGTGATAGTGTGGGTGCCTTCTTCCTTCAGGACGCCGGTGATCCTGCCGGTGCGTGGGTCCAGTTGGAGGCCGGGTGGTAGTCCGGATGCCGCGTAGTCGAGGGGTGCTTTTCCGGACGCCGGGATGGTGTATAGAAAGGGTGAACCGGGACGGACGCCGAAGGTGTCGGGGCCATTGATGCGTGGCGTTTCGGGAGCGGGCGGGGTCAGGATCAGAGAGCGATCGATTTCAGCGGCGCGGAGGGTGCTCGTGTGGGCGAGCAGCATCGAACCCAGGGCGACGATTGCGATGGCGGAGAGGCGAGGAAGGGTCATCCGGGATTTGGTGATCGTGGGTTGAAGGACTATTCAGTCGCGGTGGCGGATCCTGACAAAATGCATCTGGCATGGGCGCGGCTTGCCGTCAGATTTCCGGTGCTGGCGGGAATTGTCCGAAACGGTCGAAAGGCTGGTTTCCTCGCCCTCGTTGAGAAGGAGCCGGTTGCTGATTAACCATGAGAATTTCGAGTTCATTTCCGAGGGTCGCGACGCTGGTCGGCGCGGTCGTCGTTGCGACCTTGTCTCCAGTTGTCAGTTCCGAGGGGGCTTTGTGGTCATTGGTGCCGGTAACCCGCCCGGCGGTTCCGGAAGGTGACGCGGCGATGGTGAATCCGATCGACCGTTTTCTGGAAGCGGAGCGTGCGGCCAAGGGGCTCGCGGCGGTGGGGCCGGCGGACAAGCTGACGCTGCTGCGCCGCGTGCATCTGGATCTGACCGGGCTGCCACCATCGCCTGCGGAGCAGGAGGCCTTTCTGGCGGATGCTTCTCCGGATGCTTATGAAAAGGTGGTGGACCGGCTGCTGGCCAGCGAGCAGCACGCGGTGCGGTACGCGCGGCACTGGCTGGATGTGCTGCGGTATGCGGATACGGACGAGAAGATGGGACCGGGGACGGGGATCTATCTTTGGCGCGACTGGGTGATCAACGCGCTGGGCGAGGATCTTCCCTACGACCAATTCGTGCAGCTTCAGCTGACGGGTCGTCGCGTCAACGAGAGGAGCCAGATGTCGCCGACGGGCTTCCGCTCGCGCAAGGAGCCGCGGCCGGGTGACATCTTCGCGCTGGGATTCCTGGCGCGGGGTGTGGGGGCGGATCCGCAGGATCTGGCGATCAATGCGGTGGACACGGTTTCGAGTGCCTTCATGGGACTGACCATCGGCTGCGCGAAGTGCCATGATCACAAGTTCGATCCGGTCTCGCAGGTCGACTACTATTCGATGAAGGCGTTGTTCGATCCGCTCGTTGCCAAGAAGATCAATCTGGCGAGTGCCAGTGATTTAGTCGCGGCGGGGAAGGTGATGGAGGAGACGCAGAGGAAGCGTGCGCCCTTCGAGAAGGAGCTGGGTGCTTTCCTCGATCCGTATAAGACGAAGCTGCGCGAGGAACGGATCCAGATGCTTCCGCCTGACGTGCAGGTGGTCATTCGCAAAAGCGAGAAGGAGCGGACCGTGGCGGAGCAGAAGATCGCCGATGATTATTTCCCGATCCTGCGGATCGATAACGACAAGATCGAGGAGGTGCTGCCGGGCGATGCGATCGGGACGTATCGCGATTTGAAGAGGAAGGTCGATGAGGCGGGGCGGGGGAATGCTGCGCCGGAGCTTCCAGCATTCAATTCGGTGGATGTGGATCGCGCCCGCGAGCAGGAAAAGAGCTACATCCTCACGAGCGGTGATCCGACGCGGCCCGAGCATCAAAACGAGGTGAAGGCGGGCTGGCCCTTTGCGAGCGGCGAGTATGATTTCCGTGACGGGCGGATCGAGGCGTTTGCGGATTGGCTGACAAGTCCTTCCAATCCGCTCTTCGCGCGCGTGGCGGTGAATCGCCTGTGGCAATGGCATTTCGGGCTGGGGCTGCAGAAGACGCCGAGCGACTTCGGGTTGCAATCCGATGGGCCATCGCATCCGGCATTGCTCGACTGGCTGGCTTCGGAATTCGTGAAGCAGGGCTACAGCATGAGGCAGATGAACCGGCTGATGGTGACTTCACAGGCGTACCGGATGAGTTCGGAAGTGCCATCGGAATCCATGGCGAGCCAGGAGATCGATCCGGGTGACACTTGGCTGTGGCACTTCAGGTTGCAGCGTCTGGAGGCGGAGCCGATTTGGGATTCGATTCACGCGGCGGCGGGCAGACTTGATTTGCAAGTCGGTGGCCGGTCCTTCGATCCGAACGGTGGCGGGCAGGGACGTAACAATGGTGGGGATGATGCCGCGAAGGCGAGTGGATCTCCCAAGCGTCGCGCTGCCTACATGATCCGCGGGTATTCGCCGAGCCGTGATGTGACGCCGGGTTTCCTGCAGTCCTTCGATGTGGATGACGGGCGTGTGCCTTGCCCGGTGCGAACGCAGACGGTCACTGCGCCGCAATCGCTCTTTCTCATGAACAGTCCGGAGATCGAAGCTGCGACCACGGGGCTTGCCGCGCGGTTGAAGGATGAGTCCGGTGGGGATATGAACCGGGCGATCGAGCTCGCGTATCGCTTGACCATCGCGCGTCCGCCGAGCTCAAGCGAAAGCGATCGTGCGGCGGCCTACCTTGAGAATAATCCGGAACGCCTGAAGCAGCTTTCGTGGCTCATCTTCAACCTCGATGAATTCACCTATGTCCGCTAATTCGGAGCTCTTTCCCTGCGGACGGATTTCGCGACGGAACTTCCTCTTTCAAGCGGGTGGAGGATTCCTTGGCACTGCGCTGGGCGGGCTGTGGGCGCAGGAGGGTGAGATCAAGGATGCGATACTGGGACCTCATTTCGAGCCGAAGGCGAAGTCGGTGATCTTCCTGTTCATGTGCGGGGGTGTCAGCCATATCGATACCTTCGACCCCAAGGGCAATGATCATGCGGGCAAGCTCATCGATGCCATCGGCTTCGGTGACAATCAGGCATCGATGATGCGTCCGGTGATTCCGTGCCTGCGGACGTTCACGCGTTATGGGAAGTCCGGGATTCCGGTCTCGGATTGGTTTCCGCATGTGGGCGGGGTGATCGATGATATCGCGGTGGTGCGTTCGATGTGGTGCCACGAGGGGAATCACTTTCCGGCGGTGATCGAAACGTGCACGGGGCATCGCGGGCGGGCATTCGAGCATCCGACGTTTGGGAGTTGGATTTCCTATGCGCTTGGTTCGGTGAACCGGAATCTGCCGACCTTTGTTAACATCGGCCGGCCATCGTCACCGGTGCAGCTTACGGGCGGCTACCTCGGCGCGTCGGTGGCGGCGACGCCTTTCCAACCGGGTGAGGTTCCGATCCCGAACCTGCATCCACCGAAGGGCAGCAGTGGTGCCGAACGGGAACGGCAGGCGCAGGTGCTGCATGAGATGAATCAGGAATTCCGCCAACGCTATGCGGTCAATTCGGACATCCAGGCCCGGGCGAAGGCATACGAGCTTGCGGCGAGCATGCAGATGTCGGCACCGGAGGCGGTGGATTTCTCGCGTGAGCCGGAGCACATCAAGACGCTGTATGGACTCGATCGCCCGGAGACGGCGGAGTTTGGAAAACAGCTTTTGCTGGCCCGTCGACTGGCGGAGCGGGGTGTGCGTTTCATCCAGATCTGCAACTCGGGCGGCGGCAATGGCGGGTGGGATGCGCATGGCGACATGAAGACCCATGAACCGCTGTGCCGGGCCACCGATCGGCCTATCGCGGGGCTGATCAAGGATCTGAAGCAGCGGGGGATGCTCGACGAAACGATGGTGGTGTGGACGAGTGAATTTGGCCGCACGCCATGGTCACAGAATACGACGGGACGTGATCATAATCCGAAGGGCTATACTTCCTGGCTCGCGGGTGGCGGGATCAAGGGAGGGATTGTTCACGGTGCGACGGATGAAGTCGGCTACAAGGCGGTGGAAAGTCCGCACTACTACAGCGACCTTCACGCCACCATTCTGCGGCAGCTCGGGATCGATCATACCAAGATGGAGATCCCGTCGCTCGGGACCGTCTCGCGTCTTGTGGAAAACGGGGGGCCGATTCAGGAGATCATTAGCTAGCCAAGGACCCAGAGGTTGGGTGTTCGAATCTCTTTGGGTATGCCACTTTCAAGGCCCTGTAACTGAAAAGGTTGCGGGGGCTTTCCTTCTGGCCGGGGAATGGGGCAAATCGAACGAGGCGGAAAGGTCGCGCCGGGGCCTAAGAATCTGCTTCAGCGCCGGGAAAAATGGTGAAGAATCAAGGCAACGAAAGGCGTGGATCGCCCTTCAATCGAACGTGAATCCGTCCATGGACCCTGACAATCATCCCCTGCTCCTCGCTCTTGTGCTCCGCATCGTGGCGTTCATTTGTGGCTTTGCCACGATCTTGCTGGTGCTTGGCGCGTTTGGCAGCACCGCCGAGATGGCCAAGGAGAACTTTTCCCATGCCTTCATGTGCGTGGCCTCATTGGTCGGTTTGCTGTGGATGGCTGCGGTGCTGGAGCTCTTGCACAAGATCGCGGGGAAGAAGAACCCGCCCGAGGATGAGTAATTCAGGGTTCCTCGATGCGGAATCTGAAGAGGCGGCGGGTGCCGCCGGGGTCACGTGGAAAGCTGCGGCTGACGCCGGGGACGGGAAGGCCGTCGTTGGCCGGGACGTTCCAAGTGTCCCAGCTTTGGAAGTCGGTGCTGGTCTCTAACCGCATGCTGCGGTCTTCCAGATTCGGGAAGGTCAGCGAGGTATTTCCGACGGTGAGTGCCGGGTGCCAGAGGCTGGTGCCGCTGTTAGGGTCGGTGTGGGTGAGGAATTCCTGATGGTTGGTGATGCCATCGGTGTCGGGGTCTGCGTTGGGATCACCGGCTGGTGATGTGATGTTGCCGAAGTGTTCCTGACGCCATTCGGTGTAGAACTGGCGAGTGGAGAGTGGGCCATCGATCCAGGATTGGAGGAGTTGGATGCCTTGTGGGTCGAGTTGGGAAGTGGCCAAGGGAGGCATGCGGGTGAAGCCATTGGCGGTAGCGATGCGGTTCCAGATGACGGATTGATCGTGATGGCCGGGGACGATGAGTTGGTAGGGTGAGGAAGCGATGGAGGTGGCTCCGTTGACGATGCCGGTGGACTCCAGGGAGAGATGCGCGCGGATGTCGAATTCACCGCCGCCGGTGCCGCCGCTCTGGTGGCAGTAGGAGCAGTTGACGGCGAGGTAGGAGCGGACCCTGGCTTCGAGGGTGTAGGCGGTTTCGTCGGGCCGGATGTGGTGGGGCAGGGTGTTTGGAGCCTGGGGCAGTGAGTTCAGGTAGCCGGCTTGTTGGAGGAGGGTGAGGAAGTTGCCGGTTGCGCTGGCCAGGGAACCGGGGCGATTGAGCTGGCGGGTATTCAGGCTGAGGAAATGGCCGCCTTGCGGGGTGTGGCAGGTATTGCACTG
This window encodes:
- the nadA gene encoding quinolinate synthase NadA, whose product is MPAAALDLKEAILALKKERNAVILAHNYQTGDIQDIADYVGDSLGLAYHAKETDADVIAFCGVHFMAETAKIVNPTKVVVLPDKDAGCSLEQSCPGPELEAFLKANAEKNYYVIAYINCSAHVKALCDVICTSGNAVKIVNKAPQDRPILFVPDANLGAWVMEQTGRKMDLWQGSCYVHVEFTRDSINRIKAEYPDALVVAHPECTQAVRLLADEVCSTEKMITFCRNAPVKDIIVVTESGMLHRLRRECPDKNLIAGPTDRCACADCRYMKMNTLQKLHDCLANLSPQVELPEDIRKRAEAPLLRMLEQSR
- a CDS encoding DUF1549 and DUF1553 domain-containing protein yields the protein MRISSSFPRVATLVGAVVVATLSPVVSSEGALWSLVPVTRPAVPEGDAAMVNPIDRFLEAERAAKGLAAVGPADKLTLLRRVHLDLTGLPPSPAEQEAFLADASPDAYEKVVDRLLASEQHAVRYARHWLDVLRYADTDEKMGPGTGIYLWRDWVINALGEDLPYDQFVQLQLTGRRVNERSQMSPTGFRSRKEPRPGDIFALGFLARGVGADPQDLAINAVDTVSSAFMGLTIGCAKCHDHKFDPVSQVDYYSMKALFDPLVAKKINLASASDLVAAGKVMEETQRKRAPFEKELGAFLDPYKTKLREERIQMLPPDVQVVIRKSEKERTVAEQKIADDYFPILRIDNDKIEEVLPGDAIGTYRDLKRKVDEAGRGNAAPELPAFNSVDVDRAREQEKSYILTSGDPTRPEHQNEVKAGWPFASGEYDFRDGRIEAFADWLTSPSNPLFARVAVNRLWQWHFGLGLQKTPSDFGLQSDGPSHPALLDWLASEFVKQGYSMRQMNRLMVTSQAYRMSSEVPSESMASQEIDPGDTWLWHFRLQRLEAEPIWDSIHAAAGRLDLQVGGRSFDPNGGGQGRNNGGDDAAKASGSPKRRAAYMIRGYSPSRDVTPGFLQSFDVDDGRVPCPVRTQTVTAPQSLFLMNSPEIEAATTGLAARLKDESGGDMNRAIELAYRLTIARPPSSSESDRAAAYLENNPERLKQLSWLIFNLDEFTYVR
- a CDS encoding bactofilin family protein — encoded protein: MSNSFGFRKITGNKPEEPAAPTAPTPTASYAAPAPAPAPASYNPEPVAAAASVPATSAPQRPVGPSRNVLSSDVEIKGTVKFTNDLVVDGRIEGEIQSDGNLTVGENARLKAEIKTNTVVVYGKVHGNITATDRVELKATAEVVGDIKAKTLSIEPGAIFVGKSAVGTPSTPAGAPAKPAGGQAAAAPAPAAKPTDTKQGTLSGVDS
- a CDS encoding putative Ig domain-containing protein; its protein translation is MTLPRLSAIAIVALGSMLLAHTSTLRAAEIDRSLILTPPAPETPRINGPDTFGVRPGSPFLYTIPASGKAPLDYAASGLPPGLQLDPRTGRITGVLKEEGTHTITLAARNTLGSSKKTFKIVVGSQLALTPPMGWSSWNCWGASVSQEKVLGSAKAIVDRGLQAHGWTYVNIDDGWQGKRGGKLNAIQPNYKFPDMAGLGRELHAMGLKFGIYSSPWQGTYAGFIGSSSPNKNGTCDWIEAGDHNEFYRISTEHEAPRPKKLSIRKFGEFPFVTNDVSQWSEWGVDYLKYDWHPLDVPHVEEMTKALRKTDRDIIYSLSNGADHKFANDYQRLSNLWRTTGDIRDNWQRLKDIGFSQDKWAPHGGPGHWNDPDMMILGMVGIDEAMHPTRLTPDEQYTHVSLWCLLSAPLLIGCDLAQLDDFTCSLLTNDEVLAIDQDALGKSATRVNGEGDLAVYAKPLEDGSIAVGLFNLSPTEAVITARWEDLKLGKDQQMTARDLWRQQDLGTFTAKFEAKVASHGVVLVKLVPR
- a CDS encoding DUF1501 domain-containing protein; the protein is MSANSELFPCGRISRRNFLFQAGGGFLGTALGGLWAQEGEIKDAILGPHFEPKAKSVIFLFMCGGVSHIDTFDPKGNDHAGKLIDAIGFGDNQASMMRPVIPCLRTFTRYGKSGIPVSDWFPHVGGVIDDIAVVRSMWCHEGNHFPAVIETCTGHRGRAFEHPTFGSWISYALGSVNRNLPTFVNIGRPSSPVQLTGGYLGASVAATPFQPGEVPIPNLHPPKGSSGAERERQAQVLHEMNQEFRQRYAVNSDIQARAKAYELAASMQMSAPEAVDFSREPEHIKTLYGLDRPETAEFGKQLLLARRLAERGVRFIQICNSGGGNGGWDAHGDMKTHEPLCRATDRPIAGLIKDLKQRGMLDETMVVWTSEFGRTPWSQNTTGRDHNPKGYTSWLAGGGIKGGIVHGATDEVGYKAVESPHYYSDLHATILRQLGIDHTKMEIPSLGTVSRLVENGGPIQEIIS